A window of Eucalyptus grandis isolate ANBG69807.140 chromosome 4, ASM1654582v1, whole genome shotgun sequence genomic DNA:
TTAAACCCTAAACCCTTCCCCACCAAAACTCTCAATCCTCCATCTTGAGATGTTTTCCCTCTTAGTGCTTCCCCCTTCACCATATCCGCCCTTTCCGCCCAGATTCTAATAGACCCACAAAACTCTAGAACCTAAATCGAAAAGATTACTTTCCGCCCATAGCCACAAAATCCCACCAATACACAAATCCACCTCCATAAACCAACCCATTTAGAAGTTTTGATTTCAACTACCcaatcaaaatttttagaaatcaTCACAAGCCTCAATGCCGCAAAACCCAGATCCCTGGCATGTTAAAGTTTTGCTAGAGCTCCCTTCAAGCTAGATGTGGCTACGCCAAAATTTTTAGTATAATCTTGGGCATCGACTAGCATGATACTCTCCTCCTTTGGGTAATGTTCTGACCCAAATCCTTCTAGACGAGCAGTGGGTCATAGCTTTTCCTCCTCCTGCAtaagtaaaaatagaaatggCCCATGAGCATTATGAGGACAAAAGAGTAGCAGCTCGTGTAAAAGCCTTGGTGATTTATGGTCCGAAGATGATGTTGTTGATGTGAAAGATAGAATAtctgaagaaaaattaaaagaatgcaaACTGACTTTGTTTGGGAAACTATATTCCAAGCCTAATGTCAACTCTCAAGCTTTACAAAACACTATGAAGAAAGCTTGGAGGACTGAAAGTGTTAGCTGTACTTTATTAGAGCCaggtttttttcttctcattttcctttacCTCATAAGCTGAAAAACAGAGAGTTTTAGACTCAGGCCCGTGGTATTTTTTAAGCAATCTTCTAGTTTTGTAGCAATGTGACTCAGATACTCCTGAATTGTGTTATGAGTTCACTCATTGTGCCTTCTGGGTACACCTTTATGGCCTCCCCTATGGTTGTGTTACTCATGATGTAGTGAAGGAAGTGGGCTGAAAATTGGAGATgttgaaataaaattagaagCAAAAGGAAATAGCAATTACAAGGTAGGCAAAGCTAGAGTAAAGCTAAACCTGGTAGCCCCTCTAAAGATTGAAGTAATTAACTTGGGAAGCGAGTGGCTTTGGatagaatttaaatatgaaacaCTCCCGCACTATTGTTATTCTTGTGGAAGAATTGGGCATTATGCTGCCTTTTGTAAAGAGATACCATACAAAGAATCTAGACTTGAGGAAAATTTCTCAGGAAAGTTTGGGCAATGGTTGAGAGTAGAGGTGAGGGAACTCAATTTGTATGGGAAGACTTTCTATGGCAAACAAGTTATTATTGCAGAGTAATAGGAAATGGTGCCAGAGACCCATTCGTCTCCTAAGTTTGAGGTACCCAAGGAGTTGAAGGAAAAGAATAAGGAGATAATCCTACCTATTTATGGATAGCAGCTTGGGGAGAATGAACCTTAATAGAAAGGCAATTAGCCTAACTCCTCATTAGCCTTAATGATTGTAGACAAAGGAACATAAAAGAGAGGGAGTAGCTGATTGGATGAGGAATCTACGTTGGTGCTTTATAAGGAACAGCTAAAGGACATTGAAACTAACATGCTGGAATTTCCAGAGGTTGGACAGGGGATTATAAGGCCAAAAACCAGAGGTACCAAGCTTCCCTCAgacaagaaagggaaaaggtttGGTCCTTATGGAGTGCATTCATCAAAGACATCATCAATAGACAAAACTCAACTTTTTGAGACCCCGATTTTTGTAGAGGAGAAGTCAACTcagtgggctttggtggctagccctaataagccgtTGGGGTATCCATGAAGCTTCTTagctggaattgtcaagggttggacaacccttgacaattcaagcttTGCGAGTCCTAATGACTCAAGAAAGGCCCAAtatcgtttttttttaatggaaacaaaaaatcaagagcAAATGGTGCAGCGCATAAGAAGGCGGCTCAAATTTCAGAACTGTTTTTTGGCAAATCCAAAGAGTATAGAGGGAGGATTGACCATTTTATGGGATGACCAAGTAAATATAACAATTGAGTCATATCCGGATACATTTATAAATGTTTGTTGTAAAATTCTAAACCAAAGATAACTCGTGAGAATCACTTTTCAGCATGCCCCTAACGAGTTTAGAGAAAGAGTGTTATTATGGGAGACTATATATAAAACAAGCATTACAAATTAGCTCCCTTGGATATGTTTGGGCGATTTTAATAAAGTATTATATCATTGGGAGAAAGAGGGCTGAAAGAGGGCTGAACACTACCGATTGACAGCTTTTAAGGACTTTTTGCATGCCTGCTCGCTAATGGACTTGGAATGTAAGGGATGTGTGTTTACCTAGACAAACAATAGAGAATGTGATGCATTTATTAAGTAGAGACTCAATAGAGCGCTATGTACGATGGAGTGGAGAATAGCTTACCCTAATGCTGAATGCATAACTTTACCGACACTTGGTTCAGATCAAAGTCCACTTATTGTGACACTATTCCCAAAGATCAAACGTAGAAGAAGAGAATTTAGATGTGAAGCTTTCTGGGTGGAGAATGAGGAATGCGCGCTCATAGTGAAGAGAGCTTGGACTTCAACAGATTCCTTAAGGGTAAATATAGTAGAAAAACTAAATATGGTGACTCAAAAGTTGGCTGAATGGAGTAAAAACGGATTCTTTAATGCCCATAAGAGAATTTCATGGCTAAAGAATAAGCTCCAACTGTTgaagaacaaacctagaggGTCAAATGACAGCGTGAAAGTCCAAAATATAAACCAAGAAATCGAGCTTCTCTGGCGACAAGAGGAATTATATTGGCGTATAAGATCAAGAATCAATCGGCTTAAATGGGGTGACAGAAACACGAAGTTTTTCCATGTAACCACTATCCAAAGAAGGACCCGAAATAGAATCAGTATGTTAAAAAACTCGGAAGGAGTTTGGATGAGAGACAAGAGGATTTTTAAGAAGATGACGGGAAATATTTTCAAAGACCTTTACAAGTTAGTGGCGAACAGAAACTTTCAACCTATATTCGACTGTTTCGTTGCTCTATTGATGCAACAACGAATAAAAAACTGATGCAACCTGCCACCTTAAAGGAAATCACATCGTAATATAGTAATTAGAAGCTTCCAAGGCTTCTAGGCCGATGGTTTAAATAGTCTATTCTTCCAACATCATTGGAAGAACTGAAATCAAGATATCTTCAAGGAGGTGCAGTAGTTTTTTTGACACGGGAATCTTAAACCCCAAGTTAAACAAAACTTTAATCACCTTTATCCCTAAAACCCTGAATCCAGAGAAGCTAGAAATGTTTTGCCCTATAAGTCTATGCAACTTCATCTATAAGATCATCTCCAAGATACTAACGAACTGGCTGAAGCCATTGCTACCAAATCTAATCGCAGAAGAACGAAGTGCATTTGTAGGAGGCCGACAAATTTAAGACAACATTTTGTTAGTGCAGGAGGTCCTTCATAGACTGCGAAcacgagagagaaaaagaagttcCAAGTGATATTAAAGCTAGATATGCAAAATGCCTATGATCGAATAGGATCGAATTTCTTCCGGAGTGTCTAACCAAAATGGGTTTCTACGAAAGTGGGTAAACGGGTAATGTAATGTGTGTCCATGGTATCTTTCAGCATTAAATTCAATTGGGAGCCTATGCCTTATTTCAAACCAACTCGAGGTATTTGCTAGGGTGATCCGTTATCTCCCTATCTATTTATCCTAGTGGTTAGTGCATTCTTTCATTTGATGAAACAATCAATTTCAGTAGGCactatttgaaaaattaaactGAATCATTGCTGCCCAACTCTTTCAAATCTTTTATTTGCAGACgactctattttctttctagatGAAAAAATAACGGAATGTCAAAACCTTGCGTTTATTCTATACCAATATTGCTTTGCATCTGGTCAGGCTATTAACCGGAACAAATCCAATATCTATTTCAACAAAGGTTGCCCAGAAGTTTAAGGAGGAATATGGCTTCAGAGTTAAGGGTTCCGGAGAttgataaaattggaaaatacttAAGAATTCCCTTTGGATTGGGGGgcatcaaagaaagaaatgttcaCTTGGATTCTTGCTAGAGTCAATATGAAATTAGAGAGTTGGAAGGCAGTAGTACAGTCAATTCCTCAATATGTCATATCTATCTTTAAAATCCCAATTTCAATTTGTAAAGCCATAAAGAAGAGAATAGCCAATTTTTGGTGGAGAAATAGCAACAAAACAAGCAGCTTGCATCGGAAAAATTGGGAAGTATTAAAACTCAGGAATGATGAAGGGGGCTAGGTTTTAAAGATCTATTAGCGTTTAACAAAGCAATGTAGGGAGGCAAGCATGGATTGGAGTCAAGTTATGAAGAGATTATACTTTCCACAAGGTGACTTTTGGCAAGTTGGAAGAGGATCCCATCTGTCATGGGGTTGACAAAGCCTCATAATTGGAAGAGATGCTATATCCCCTCAAGTTATGTGGGTAGTTGGGAACGATAAGAAAATCTCTAtcaaaaaaaagataaatggtTATAACCTATAGGTGACTCGACGACCAGTAATGAGCCACATAAAGTGGCTGATTTGATGGACATTAAAGCGGCAAAATGGAATGTATCATTAATTAAAACTATGTTTGACGAACCGATAGTGATGGAGATCCTAGCCATTCCTATCGGACTACCAACTTCAgaggataaattagtttagaccaacaaaaaaattagggacATACACGATCAAGAGCGAATACATCAGCAATAGAGTTTCAACAACTAGCGCCCTCACAACAATAGCATCATCTTCTTACTAGGCCAAACCAGAATTGtggaaatatatatggaaagCAGGAATACCCCCAAAATCAAAATCTTCCTATGGAACACATGTCATAACGCCTTACCTACTCTAGATAACTTGTATAGAAGAATGATCGTACTTGAACCAGTATGCCTGATTGGCAAACAAGAACCAAAAATGGTAGAACACACACTGCTACTATACCCATGGACATCCCAATTGTGGCGAGAGAATTCCCTGCATATTAACATCAAAATAATGGGTTTAACTCGATTTGATGAGGGGTTAATTAAGCTGAAAGAGGACCCTTGACTCTCACCTCAGTTTGAATTGGTAGCGACAACGCTATGGTGCATTTGGAAGGATCGAAGCAACACCATCTTTAGGAAGATGCCCCTCAAGCAGCATCAAACAAAAGACAGAGCAACAGCTCTATTTGAGAACTTCAAGATCTGGAACTGGAAAGCAAAAGGAGGGAAAGAAGATGTAGATCTAACCCAAAGATGGCAAAACCGAACCGGTGAGTCTTAAAGGTAAACATAGATGTAGCGTTCACATGCACTCCGAAGAACCAGCTTCAACCTCGAAGAACAGAGGAGGGAACAAAGGAGAAAACTCAACTGCCATAGTGTGCATTGTCCAAGATTCTTGTGGCTGGCTTTTGGATGGTTTCTCCATATTGGTGGTTGCTGGTTTGGCTGAGCAAGCCGAGGAATGGGCATTGGTTGAAACCCTACATTTTCTCCTCCCAGATCTAACTTTTGTTTGCAACTTGAGTCAAATTGTCTTGTACTTGTGCAAAGCGTCAACTCCACTGAACAATAGAACTAGGAAGTACAACTTATGGTGGATTGGGACAAGGAGTTGTTGACCAAATTTTCGAGCCTTTCTTTAGCCCATTGCAATCGAGAATCAAACACTATCACGGACTGGCTAGCCAAGGCCCAAAGGTCCAATAGTATACCCAAAAATTGGGTTGCAAATCCCTCGGTTGCTTTTTTAGATTTGTTATGTGGCCAAGCTCTTGATGTATTTTCAGCGAACTTTATTAAGTAATCAATATCACTTGCATCTTTGaccccccctcccccaaaaaaaaaacgtgtACTATGGCCCATCAAGTTTAATGAGATGATGTGGACTTTTGGAATAAGATTGAAAAAGGAACAGGCAACCGGTTAAGCCAGAAAATGTATAaagaaagtcctaaatttattgtacttatgtcaatttaattataaactttttaattattccaAAGTAAGTCATAATCCTTTTTATGTTTTACCGATTGATTCTATCTGGCCTGTTTAGGTGGGGAATTGCTAATATGAATGTTGGTGATCCTAAATGACACGATTGAAGTTGGCatggacatttttttaataattttaataactctaaaaatttaaataatttttggttttttttcttttcttctcttatctttacttttttttttaaaaaaaaaatagggattACAACCCTCACTAACACTAGTTGAGGACTATGACGCTTTTGCCAACCAAAGCGATGGCACCTAGccccttgcccagatttggcgagggttgcTACACCATTGCTAGATCTGGGCCAGGTGAGTGGCCTCATCAGTCCCAAGCAAGGTTGTGACACCCACATCTGACGAGGGCATTGTAGCCATCACCTAGAGCCAATAAGGGTTGCCGTGAGCTAGCAAGGGTTGGTCAGCCACCCTTGCCGGTCCTTagtctaaaaagaaaagaaaagaaaaactaaaagaattatacaaaatactcaaaaatgtcGACGTCGGTGCCGGTTGTATCATGTCAAACGGCTAGTATCCATATCAACAATTCTAGTCTAAATTGATCGCGTGGATTCAACTGgcaaaacctgaaaatgtttagaattaaattggtacaattgaaagtttatgactgaattgatataagtACAATAGGTTTCTGATTTTCTGGGTACTTTTCCTAGTTAAATCATTAACAAGTATTTTCTACATTAGCTAGCAGAAAAATTTATCAGCATTGAGAGGttaaagtagtttttttttaacttatccATAGCGGGTAACTTAAAAGACAGACAGAAAAGGCATTCTAAATGGTCAGTACTTTATTCATGTGTACTACTAAGTTTCCAGTAAAGCAAGTATTTCTATACCTATGATCGGTAACGTTCATTGGCGTTGAGTAACTTTTCTACTTAACATAAAGTAATTTTGAACATCACTCTTGTTTCCTCCGCTAAGTGAGCAAGTCTTCTACTAAGATCAAGCAGAAGCAGGAGATTTTCATATGAAGTTTTGCACTGCTTATTCCAAGAAAGCATGTCAATCCTCCCCTCCAATCTGAACAACAAGGGCCACCTCAACCTGATAAACTTAAGCTCTCGGCCGTCTAGAATTACCCAAAATTATAGTATTGGTCCTTATCGTGACGCGTGGTAGGTCAGATGCTACCCTATCATCGGGGCTGGACGAATATATCATGTGCTCGATAAGtttgatcattattttttctcattttttgtaGGAACGAGTTCGGCAAAACGTGACTCCAACCTGTACGAAATTCAAGATGTCTATCTGTATGAATTCAAAAATCTCCCGCTAGCATATATAGATTATAAGCACATTGCGAGATATATCACCTATATAATTAAAAGCACCCTGGGAGCCACATTAATGATAAGAAATATAAGGAGAAAAATCTTCTCGTCAACCAAGATCTCAATTTATTTATCTATGTATATAGTTTTTCTGATTATTCTCATATCATGAGGTTGAGAAAGAAATAGATGCACGAGGTGTGCTATTCCTTGACGAAATCGCTAGAAGTATAATAATGTGGCAAAGAGATCATCTGAGTCATTTGGCTTTGATACAACGAATGAAACTGCGAACcctctttattaattttttagttctctattttttatttagttgcttgatctatttacttatttttgttgCTCAATAAGGTATTGAACCGTGCCCGATTGATATATGTTGGCTATTTGAAGAGAACAATAAAATACTGGCCTGTGATGTATCTCGGGAATAATTCAGTTAATATAATGAGGGAGAAGAGTATGATGTGTTGTTGTGGGGTATAAGGAGAAAAGATAAGCATGGACCGAAGACGAAGGCGTGCGCATTGGGTTATTTGCAGACAatgcatgtttttttatttgaaaagtatatatatacatacttttattttttaacgcAAAAATAGGAATTGCATAAACCTcattcgtttttattttttatttattttctgattcTATATATGTGACAACTATGTTAGTCCTCATATTATTAATCATTAGATTGATATGATGGTTTGCTTGCACGACGTCATTTCGGCAATTAACATATTAATATCAACGTAACGCTTCTTATCTAGTCGTGGAATTTACATTATTAATTTGAAACGAGTAACAAGACAAAGTTATTGAACACTGATTTCATTGTGATCTTTATAGTTTGGCTTGGAATTGAGTTGGGTTGAGAGTTTTCCTAACCGATAAATTTGCTGCTTGAATAAAGTAAGTGTTAATCGAGAACCCCGATAATCCCTACTAGCTCCTTGTAAAATGCAACACATGCCTTACGGGCCAAATTATAGTTGCGCCAATGGAAAATCATGAAGAGGAACCCAGATCCGGGCATTTTAGCATTCTGATCTAGAGCCACTCAATCTCAGTGAAAAATCTTAGTAAGCCGTACAGATGAGACCCCTTATGAGTACATTAACTCCGTTATGCTTTACATCTCGCACACGTCACTCTTGCATTCTAACAATCATTCTTATAATCATATGGATAGGCTTGTCCATGAATCATCTGCTGTAAACATGAATTGACGTCGCTGCAGATTAACTATGTATTTGGTTTCTTACCTTGAATTTTGGGTGTTTAGTCAGGTGGACAAATTCAGTGTTAAACATCTTAAATATGAAAAGATGCGAAACGTGTTTCTTATCTCGACTGCCAgtgatttattgtattttaggTTTGATCGAGTCACGACTTGAGCAGCACATATCCGACAGTACATTCTAAAAACAGTGCTGACGTATAGAACAGTGAACCACATGTAGAAAAAGACCAATGAGGTTCAAACGCCGTTGGCCTTTTGGTTCCAATAGCGATGAGATCGAACTCAAGCCTCCCCTTATGGTAGCGGTCGGGACTTCATTAATCATTATGTATCGAAtcggagagagaagagagagaaagatggttATGGAGGGTGGCGTGAGCGGTAGAAAATACATGAACTGTGAGATTAAGGTCAAGCTACTTCCCTCTCTTTAACTCAACTTTAGTAAAGTATTCAACTTGTgcgatcgattttttttttcctaatgcaCATccttatattatattttaaaaaaaaggaaaggaaaggttttgaaaaaataaattaattgaaataccaagttgaaaaatgataataacTACTTTGTCATGTGTTAAgccaaaatgtatatatatgtatatttacTTTTCGAGCTAAAAGCACATGAAGCTCTGGATGTTTAATCCACAATGTTACACTGATAGATAGGTCTCCTCAGATCTCAAACTGACACGAAAGTGCCAAGAATAAAACTCATGTATGAAATTATTAGACAAATGGTTTCCTTTAACAGGTTAAATTTTTAGGAAACGGTCGATTGTGTAAATATAGTATACTCTTAGTTCTGACTATCTAATGAGTTTGTATCTTGAAGATCAGTTTCAATCCGCTGAGCTAAATCACTATAATGAGACTGACAACGGACCATTTTCCGAAGGATAGAAGAATTTTACTACTTGCTTCATTGTTGGTGGCTTAACAAATCAATGGTTCTAAAATAACCGGACAGTCGTGTTTTTAATGCTGAAGAGATAATGCATGGCAGTCATCGACTTAGGAGGCTTATCAGTAAAGTCGATTCGCGTCACATTCGGCCCCTGCTCGCACACTTGAGCGTGGCCAGATTCTCTATCTGGATAAGCCCTCTActaattaaacaataaaaaggtCAGATCTGAAAGCAGACAATGCTATAAGACCCAAAGTAAAAAGCACAAAAGTGCTAAAGTAATGTTTTGTTATGTTTGTTTTATTGTTCTCCGTCACCAATGTCATCAACAGCCTCTGCATAGTGACAAGTCCAGCTTCATTTTCCGCTGAACTTTTAGACTCCACAGATCCAGAAGGTCAACAATTGGTAACCATTAGAATACTCTCATGATTGAATAAACAAAAGCGTTGAGCTCCATAATTTATGCATACATACCATAAACGTGAGGCCTCAAGCACGTTCATCACTTTAGTACCGTCTTCTCCGGAGTATTTAAACCCGAAAAAGTGCCTCCTCCTCCTATCATTTCTGGAACACTTGAAAGGGTCGTAAGAGTTCTCACAGAAAAACAAAGTTCAGCGGATGAGATGGCCAAGATTCATTCTGTAGTGCCGATTGCTACACCTGATGCTTCTTGTTCTCCATATATGACTCCAGAGAGAGAAGCTTTTACGGTGTGGATGAAGTCACTCATCATGCAAGGAAATGGATGCACCGTCTTCAATCAGAATGGCGAGATCGTTTACCGTATAGATAACTACGAAAAGAAGGGTAACAGAAAAGTTTTTCTCATGGATTTACGTGGAAAAGTTCTCTTCACTATAATTCAAAAGGTATAGGCTATGTTTCTTCTCACTTACAAGTCAATTAGATAACTTCAATTACTATGTGAACTATAGGACTGTGGGCTAATGACGGATGTCAATGCAGAAACTTCGAGTTTTTGGGCGCTGGGAGGGCTACAAATGTGACGAACAAGATGTGAACAATGGAAAACTTTGGTTTCGTGTAAAAAAAGGTTGTTCCATCTTTAAAAGTAGATTGTCCTGCCAGGTTTCTGTGCACTGCGGTGAGGCTCAGACATTCTTTGACATAGAGAGTGTGGCTGGCAAATCAGAGTTCAGAATAGTCGACAGAACAGGAGGTCTGATTGCAGAGGTTAGCTTCTTCAAACGTATGAACATCTTAATCTAAGTCCAGCTGCTTCTTATTCTTTTAGATTTACACTGTGCCTTTCTTTGGTGATTTTCAGGGAAAGAGGAAGCAGTCATCTTCTGGAGTATACCTAGGAGATGATGTTTTGACTTTGGCTGTGGAGCCTGAAGTTGATCATTCCCTTGTCATGGCTCTTGTCGCCGTTTACGGATCAATGCATCGGAGATTGTGATCTAGTTTTGACATAGCAAGATTGGTGAGTCCATCGGACTAtgccttcctttcttcttctttttttcttttctttttttggtccttTGAGCAGTCTTGTTACCCAAAAATACACGAGCAAGCCAGAGTTTTCTCGTAGAATACTGCACATTTTGTTATACACAAGAAGTGGAAAATATGAAGATGAGTCACGCTTCTGATCTCTCAGCAGATACAGTCTCTATTACTTTTAACTTTAGCAAACTCGTAGTAAGATCATCTAATTCATACATCATTGCAGAAAACTCCTGAAGACAAGATATTCTCTTCGTTCGGCAACATTCCCTGcttaaaattgttttttaacTCAAAATGTGCGCATTTTGTGCtgtcttttgaaatttcaaatagaAACAGGAGAGGCATTCCCTACTTAATTGACCTGTCTGATTTGAACGACAAGAAATTTCAAACTAGTGCTTAACATGACTGTTCTCATTAAGGCGACGACTCTGCAGACTATAAAAACGATAGTTACACCGtagagcagaaaaaaaaaaaaaaatcattattatattattattttttataccGACAAATTCAGCAAAACGTGACCCAACCTGTACAAATTCCACTTGTCTACCTTTATGAATACAAATATTCCGCCTGCAGATATAAATATAAGCACATTACATAATATTATCATGAATATAATTAAGCAACACGAGAGTCATCAATGATAAGAAATATATAGGGAAATATTAGCTCGTCAACCATGATCtccattcattcattttttctgAGTATTCTCATATAATAGAGAGAAGCAGATCCACGAGTGCTATTCCTTTGTGATAAGTGTAATAATATGTTCCAAAGAGATTATCCGAGTCATCCGGCTTTGATATAACAAATGAAACCGAAAAGTCATTTGTTTTAGTTTAGTTGCTTGATCGATTTATATATTTGTTGCTCAATAAGATAGCGGAGCGTGCACGATAATAAATGTTGCTTTAATAAGAGAAACTAGAAGCTGGCTTTTTATGTCTCTCGGGAATAATTATTTAGTATAATGAGGAAGAGGGTATTATGTATTCTTATGG
This region includes:
- the LOC104441769 gene encoding protein LURP-one-related 11, encoding MAKIHSVVPIATPDASCSPYMTPEREAFTVWMKSLIMQGNGCTVFNQNGEIVYRIDNYEKKGNRKVFLMDLRGKVLFTIIQKKLRVFGRWEGYKCDEQDVNNGKLWFRVKKGCSIFKSRLSCQVSVHCGEAQTFFDIESVAGKSEFRIVDRTGGLIAEGKRKQSSSGVYLGDDVLTLAVEPEVDHSLVMALVAVYGSMHRRL